The DNA region CACCACACAGGGTAGTACCGTGGGGCCGGCTAACGTCCTCACTACACAGGGTAGTACCGTGGGGCCGGCTAACGTCCTCACTACACAGGGTAGTACCGTGGGGCCGGCTAACGTCCTCACTACACAGGGTAGTACCGTGGGGCCGGCTAACGTCCTCACTACACAGGGTAGTACCGTGGGGCCGGCTAACGTCCTCACTACACAGGGTAGTACCGTGGGGCCGGCTAACGTCCTCACTACACAGGGTAGTACCGGGGGCCGGCTAACGTCCTCACTACACAGGGTAGTACCGTGGGGCCGGCTAACGTCCTCACTACACAGGGTAGTACCGTGGGGCCGGCTAACGTCCTCACTACACAGGGTAGTACCGTGGGGCCGGCTAACGTCCTCACTACACAGGGTAGTACCGTGGGGCCGGCTAACGTCCTCACACTACACAGGGTAGTACCGTGGGGCAAGGTAACGTCCTTACTACACAGGGTAGTACCGTGGGGCCGGGTAACGTCCTCACTACACAGGGTAGTACCGTGGGGCCGGCTAACGTCCTCACTACACAGGGTAGTACCGTGGGGCCGGCTAACGTCCTCACTACACAGGGTAGTACCGTGGGGCCGGCTAACGTCCTCACTACACAGGGTAGTACCGTGGGGCCGGCTAACGTCCTCACTACACAGGGTAGTACCATGGGGCCGCTAACGTCCTCACTACACAGGGTAGTACCGTGGGGCCGGCTAACGTCCTCACTACACAGGGTAACGGATAACGTCCTCACTACACAGGGTAGTACCGTGGGGCCGGATAACGTCCTCACTACACAGGGTAGTACCGTGGGGTCGGCTAACGTCCTCACTACACAGGGTAGTACCGTGGGGCCGGCTAACGTCCTCACTACACAGGGTAGTACCGTGGGGCCGGGTAACGACCTCACTACACGGGTAGTACCATGGGCCGCCTAACGTCCTCAATACACAGGTAGTACCGTGGGGCCGGCTAACGTCCTCACTACACAGGATATACGTGGGGCCGCTAACGTCCTCACTACACAGGGTAGTACCGTGGGGCCGGCTAAACGTCCTCACTACACAGAGTAGTACCGTGGGGCCGGCTAACGTCCTCACTACACAGGGTAGTACCGTGGGGCCGGCTAACGTCCTCACTACACAGGGTATACCTTGGGGCACAGTGATGGCTTCAGTTTCGTACAAATTAAAGTATTATTTTCTCGTTTCCTATCACATTTTATCTTATGCCTCATCCCTGCCCGCAATTTATATGAAGTCGAACCACTACCCCCCACATCCACACCCATCCCATATGTCCAGAAATAGACTGCtaagtgtttgtttttttctctatggtctgtatgatattatatttatatgctTTCCTTTTATGTATATATGGATTCTCTTACTAACAATTAACCTACTCTTTTTAAAGAATCGTGCTTAATAAGATACACGTGCGTTATTTACAAATACCAGATACACGCACGTGTGAAATACAGCAATTAGCGTTCAACTTTTGTCGGGTTCAGGAACAAAGGCGAATTCCTTTACAACACATGCTATTCGCCTGATGATATACAGCTTTCTAAATTGTTATTTGAACGATTTTGATGATGGCGTTGCAGATGTGTCGCTAAGTAATAGTGACAAGAATTCCCAGTCCTGATTCACATAAACAAACGTCTCCATGTGTTTTCAGGTAAAAAAATGGCCATGATTCGATATCAGGATTTCTTCTTGTGAAATTGACCTGAGATTTAAAGTAGTTTTCATATAGTTATCAATGGAAAAAATCAGGTCAAGGTCTTTTGAGGAGAGTAGTGCGTAggtgtaattttgtaaaatagaaaCTTTCAATCAGTTTCAATTGCAGATGACGTTGAGTCATATAACCGATTACTGCACTTTCGCCTTCACTTGAACACGATTTGCTATGTACGAGGATTTGTTCCACTCTTACTTTTGGTATCCACTAGAAACTGCCTTCTAACCCTGTTATAGAAGACTGTGCGTATAACTTTTTCAACCATGACGCCATGATCCTTCCTACAGTTAGGGCGTTAAAATTCTACCGACTGTCCTTATTGCATGATTGTTTAAGGCGAACTCTTTCTAACGTCTATCTTGACAGTTGACACCaactcacttttggccttgcgatGAATGCTCGCCCCTGTGTAGTTCTGTCCGCTGGTCAAGTAGTTTATGCTTCTGCTTAGCGTTCAGAaatgaagtacattttgtagGTGGACGAGTTGTTTGCCCATCAGTATTGAGTTTTCCCTATCGCAAAGAGAGagcacgaatataccacagccgaTCAAATTATATACATTCACACGAACGCATTGTATACAGGGGATGTcttccttaaaggcccactacctttccaaaaagGCTCTATTAATTACatagaaatgtaaaacgagagcGATAGTTTTATAGAGTCGCAAATGTTATTAAATTACCTTTAATACGACACTTATCTTCACCCTCTgaacattttaattcaaataaataaaatattacgtTCCATAAGGCGGGTCCTTAGTACCGAGCGGTAGTTGAAAATCCCTGCGCCAggcggcaaaacagcgaaatgactctccgccgttatcatatattacgtagggaatcttgcatatgtttgatgTGGTAACcacatcttaggccatcgattaATAATTTCTTCTGTTATTAATGATTTTCAGACACCTATTTATTTGCTGCGGATATGGTTAGTTAGTTGATTTAATTAACGACCCGATTAACAGCTTATTGTCATgtaagacggcctcccatgtaagcTGCTAGCGTTTATGGTTGTACTGGAGTATGTTTTGGAGAGCTGTCCCATGTCATGTTCTGTCTTATtgaatagtggaactgttgccgtATGTTTTATAGTGCAAATCACTGATACCTCAtcctgccgaagacaccaaagcAACACACCGACGACCCACTGGTCACATAAGACGGACAACGGGCAAAAACCAAGTCGTCCCCACACCCTGTAAGCCTGATCGCAAAGAGCAGAAACAAACCacatttatagactttggtgagTCTCCGCAAGgagggacagaacccatagcctTCCTCACTGGGGCTAACgcctcaactcaaggccaaaagtgaggcgatgccaaggaggcattaggaaagaatAAAGTCAGAttttaggaagaagagaaaagaaaaaccCTGCGGATAGgtattgggcctttaaatgGTCTAAGATATTAATATGCACAATAATCAAACCAGCCACATGAACAGggtaagagttccactatacagaATGTCACACACTTCACAAACGGAAAACCGTCCACAGAACAACGCGACAAGCGCTGAAATTGGGTCAAAAGGTGGTCAAAGAGGACgatagaaaataaaaagatattgtcccaaatttagtcgcctctcaCAAGATCATATGTCGGAAACtgcttttaaaataatatcttaTTGGTAAGACAACAGATAAATGGCAATAAGgcatttttcacattttttttttctttcaaatgcaGATTGACAATAATGTCACTTTGGACACCCTTGATATCTTTCAGTGACCTTTGCGACAAGGCAAAAGAAATGGGcttaaaaatattatacaatatcaCGTTCAGAAAGAACATGCAGctgctcctgctaagcgctcaacaggagtgggacgactggtttggcCATTGTAAGTATAacgtgaccgggtggggtgtgtgttgcttgatgtcttcggtggcatgcctcagtgatatagcactatagaaaGGGTAAGAGTTCCTtctacacaagaagacacatcacgaatataccacagtctcccaagaTACACACTGCGCActccattttgtttgtttgtttgattaattagcgtcctattaacagctatagttatgtaaggacggactcccatgtatgtggtgtgttgcgtgtatgttgtgcgaggtgcgtgttttggaagactgcggtatattcatgttgtgtcttcttgtatactGGAACTGTTACCCtaacacgcaacacactgcatacatgggaggacttccttacatgaccctggttgttaataagacgttaatttaatagaaaaaaaaaaaagcataaCCTTTTTCATCCAAAGGGATTTGATAAGTATTAAACAAATTACAAAGTTTTAAATCGATGAATATCTTAAAGAGTAGTAATGCACATTCTGATTACGGAATCAAAACATTGTTCTAATGTCTAATATACCTGTTATATTTTCGGAGgtcataaaattaaaatgaagcCAAACTTCACGATTTCCTTTAGTCTTTAAATAACTCTAGTGATTAATTCACGGATCAAAATATCACGACGATTACGGCCCGCTAAATACATCATCCCCACAAAAACAATCGGCTGTTCGAAAATTCTGGTTCCGTCAAATGTCTTCAAAAAGCATTTTTCGTTCGTCAATGCTAATGCTTTTTAAATTTATACTGTCTTTGCATTTCTTGATATAGTTTAAGGTGCTATTTCAGATTAAtcattgtaatattttgtttgaaaatatttgttatcattACTGTTATATAACCATTTATCAATTCTGCTTTCCTACAGGTTGTTTGAACTGAAGTGCCTGACTTTTTGCCTCAAGTGTTATATGAAACCCTAGGCTCAATTATAATCGCAAGAATTAATTTTGTACACAAATGCAACCTCACTGCAATAGATCTGAAGTGTTTGGAGTGATAAGAAAGGGGatgcattaaaacaaaaccgtaataaaatatcaaagcaATGAAAAGattaatttcattcatatttgccACGGTATTATCTATATGCTTTGAAAGGTGTTACATTTTTATCAACTGACTATCATTTAATCCGCCTTTGATCCAGGCCAAGGATTCGCcgatttaatattttgcatatgtaACTTGTAAAACATGACCTTGGGCGTTATGGGTTGATGTACAGTAAATAAGAACAATGCGTGACGTCAGGATATAAAATTGGGTGTAACAAAATTGCTTCttcatatagattttttttatctcaatttaacattaaaatccTTCGAAATGTAAGTTTTTGTGTCTGTGTAATgaagttttatataattttatatgaaattatgtGACGATCGTAATTAAGTATTATTATTTTGGTGGTCAAGGTTTATAAAAAAGTTGGTTTTGTAGAATGCCCAAAACTCAAGTGACTTACATAATGTAAGTGGAGAGTACCACAGTATCGGAATGGGATTGAAGATCTGgctttaatcagattgctttCATACTTAAATAAGAATTTAAAACTACATTCTATGTATTACAGTATAGGATGGTTAATGTCTTGTACCGTCAGACGGGCGAACACATTACATGAAGAGTGTAAATGTTTGACCCCAACTGTTCTCAACTATGAatgatacataaaaatattgtaaaagaGATCATTAATTTACCACAAAAATGGAGTTTTATATGGTTGCTATTCTAGCGGAACGAGCGTCGCGGTCTACGAGTTTCAAGAAAGGGCACATCAATATGACAAGCCACCGCCGGACAGGTGCGAGAAAAGGAACTGAGAGAAGAACACAAATAAGTATGCATTTTACGTATTAATTGTCAACAAGACGCTATCAATGTACACAATGAGGCCTACCGCAGACATACGGCTATCTGATTTTGCGGACAAGAAGATATACGGCCCGGGATATATGTACATGGGCTCCAAGGTCGTGCGAATAATTTGTtaagtttacaaataaaaaattagaaaattctttggttacaaaaaaatattagaaagtCCTTTGGGTACTTCAACCTCACATATGTGTGGAAATTCTTATGAAAgccagataaaataaaaatgtatagcCATTTATACTTCCCAtgaagtaaatacatgtaatatcgtTGACTATAAGAATTCGCGAATATCACTCAATTCTCTTTACGCAGTATGAAGTTCCTTGTCCATAAAGTTGAATTTTTGTTTAAGTTGAcgcaaaaacattttttttaacttttcacattAAAACCTGTTATTACAAAGAAACGATTGGGGTACTAATAATTGTTTGGTTATTAGTTTgttttttgattaattatttaatgTCTTATTAAGTAAGGACAGCCTCCAGTGGAAGCGGTGTATATGAGGTGGAAGGTGTCGTGTTTTGGGACACTGTgctatgttcgtgttgtgttttcttgtatagagaaagtatttttatagtgctatatcactgaagcatgccaccgaagacaccaagcaacatatccAATCCGGTCACATAATATAAGTCATCTATGAAAATCCGAAATACtaagtaaaaatatattctGTTAATTATTGGATTATTCAAGATTTTCTTGTTGAATACATGCACTCTATTATTAAGGCAGAATATGAAAGTACTGAAAATTGAAACAAGTGTAAAAATCTTTAGTAAATTTAAtgataaggattaatttgaatattttttatgttatgaagatataacacaaaaaatctgagTGCGTGTACTCAGATTACtggagaaaatataaaaaacaagaatCAATTGAATATTTCACATTATCTTCTATCTCAGATCACTTTTTAGTAAATAATATCGAGGAAAAACTTATTACactattttaaattatattttttagttATAGTAgacaacattgtatataaaacttaatattcgaacatattttaaaaaacgACGTTTAAAAGTACCCTCATGATTAATGTACTTTATGCACTTAAACCCGTGGACCTGCCGGTTTGGTGTTAGTATTGCaccctgctgcccctattgcatgatcgtaaaaggcgactaaatttagaatctttcttatcttttctttcttcctagtTTTCTTTCTTGCTCCTAACGtatcccttgacaccgcctcacttttgaccttcaattgagcgctcgcccctgtgagggaGGCTATAGGTTCTGTCCCGAAGATACCATAGTCTCCAaatgtggtagtttctactcctgcttagcgttcaacAGAAAGGAattgagacgactggttcgcccgttgtcagtataatgtgaccggctgGGATGTATTGCTTGTGACTTCGACTTCATGCTTCAGCattataacactataaaaagggcaacagttctgCACTTTTTACACACAACCACCTCATAATTGGGAGGCCGTTTTTACATGACCtggccgttaataggacgttaaatgaatcaaataaacaaacaaaactacTTTTGCAGTAATTTTTCTAGAAAACTTGCATTTAAGTTTTTCATTGACGcattgattgtttgtttgattaattaacgtcctattaacagctatggtcatgtaagcacggcctcctatgtatgctgtgtattgcgtgtatgttgtgcgaggtgcgtgttttgggagactgcggtatattcatgcagtgtcttcttgaatagtggaactgttgcccttttaaagtgctatatcactgaagcatgccgccgaagacaccaagcaacacaccctacccggtcacattatactgacaacggacgaaccagtcgtcccactccctgtatgctgagcgctaagcaggagcgtgtatataaaacttaatatttGAACATATTCTAAAAAACGACGTTTAAAAGTACCCTCATGATTAATGTACTTATTCACTTAAAAAGATGTTTTCAGAAACCCGTGGACATGCAGGTTTGGTGTTAGTATTGCAcctgctgctcctattgcatgatcgttaaaggcgactaaatttaggatcgttcttatcttttctttcttgcTCCTAACGtatcccttgacaccgcctcacttttggccttcagttgagcgctcgcgcctcaattttggccttcagttgagcgctcgcccctgtgaaggaggctctaggttctgtcccgaAGATACCATAGTCTCCAaatgtggtagtttctacttctgcttagcgttcagcagaAAGAGgttgagacgactggttcgcccgttgtcagtataatgctgGGATGTATTGCTTGTGTCTTCGACTTCATGCTTCAGCattataacactataaaaaggacaacagttgcGCACTTTATACACACAACCACCTCATAATTGGGAGGCCGTTTTTACATGACCtggccgttaataggacgttaaatgaatcaaataaacaaacaaaaccgtTTTTGCAGTAATTTTTCTAGAAAACTTGCATTTAAGTTTTTCATTGACGCATTGATTCTAAACCtcaaaacttttctgtaaaaataAGCTCAAATAAGCCTATCAACACTATTtgtattttatgaagaatttaaatTGCAAAGGGTTAGAAATGGCATTATTTGATATTAGCCCAATGAAATATTATGCATCAAATCAAAATCTGCAGTAGGCCACCAGGCACCTCCTCTTTTACACTCTTCTTCTGGAAGACGACATcgcaaaaaaaattaatgtcagTCTTCATATTACAATGATGGCTCATTAAAAGGAAATATAAACGTTAATGATCTTAGTGACATTGTGCTCCGATTAAATGAATAACTACGCCTTCGAGTCGGAAgttaaacacaaatatatacaatattttataatctACTTATAAATTGCATTATGCATCATACGAGTTTTTCAtctaataatttatatttaaagcgtcaaatttctgtaaaattgctgtaaaatatttttaaacttgtctaacaaattgataaaaagtgtCATCAAAAGATATAGCGTGGATCTGTTACCTTCCCAGCACGTGAACCACAGGTCAAGTGATCTAGAAGTCCCAATACCAGGCACCATGCGCCATAGTACTGACATCTATACGGAACATGTACGCATTTACCATGATCATTTTACATGCAATTTCAACTTTTTCAATTCCCTCTCGATCATCAGATTACATGTGTACCTGGAGATACGGTTGTCAATATCAcaaatgcattttatttcattaatcgTGTTTCATTGGGAAATATTGTGAATATTTCCATGCAGTTTACATGTTTACAAAGGTAGAATTATGAAATCAAAGTCACATATAAAAGTGAGACGAAAaacaactgaaaaaaaaaacatttttctccaGTTGACTGCTTTCTTTGGTAGTTTGGTAGAAGCCAAAAGCAGCAGAGGTAACATTTGATATTAGTttgtatattacaaatgtaGATATCGACACAGCACTGCAGATAGGGCGTAAGAATGGTGTCTGCTGCCCTAATGCACGATTGTGAAAGGCGAGTTAATTTAGGATCTCATATTGTTTTCTCTAATGACTCTCTTAAAATAATCATCTGGCATCCGTTGAGCGCCCGTCCCTGTGAAAGGAAATCTTGGTTTTCTTTCCTTATCGAGACACTATAGTCTAcaaaattggtagtttctgaacttgcttagcgctcagcataaagggagtgggacaactggtcCATCCGTTACCTGTTCTGTGTCTTTGGCGAcctgcttcagtgatatagcactatatattaggcaagcATTATTCTATAACAAAGATACTGTAACCTTCCAAAACACACGCACCTCAAACTAAACACAACGCACCGCCGACACGGAGGTCGTCCTTAAGTGGCTGTTACCATGACGTAAATATAACCAACCAACCTATTGACCTATTATTGTTTTGACTCCGTTTGTATGAACAAAGTCAAATttattattgtgacgtcacaacctGGCCGATATTGTGCTGTTGGGCTCACAATCTGCAAACGTTGAATTCCGCAGGGTGGTGTCCTAAAGGCATGattctttatttttaacatgataaacattgttatattatcatattatatagtattgttatattgacatttttagaCAAATTCAAAGTAGTATTTGCGATTAAATATAAGAACAAAAGATTTGATTAGTATTGGAAAATTATATCCCAATTTTCGATTTCCATACTTACattgaaaatttataaaaatgtctCGATTGTTTCAAATCAAGATGGAAGATTGGAAATTGAGCTCGAAACACTAAATTAATGCTCTTATTTAAAATTGCATGACAAAGCAGTGGGTCAGCATAATTCCTTTTTTACAACATACGACTCATCACCATCATTAAGATACTCGTTTAAGATGTATTGATGTTTTtgaatatatttcttataattgttttctgtaatttgaaaatgaaactcGTTTCACCGATATAAAGACAGACTTATTATTTAAATTGTTATGGACATTTCAAGGTTACCAGATGAGAGATGTGTTTCTCGATTTCCACGGGTGTGTAAAGATGCTCAAGACATAGCAGGCCATCGGGTTAGCGTAAGTCAATGGAAGGTTAGGGAGTGAAGCGATCATACCTCCGAAGGGTTGTGTGTTGGAGTATGTACGTCACTCGATGTTAATTACAATACAGACATTGAAACGTAAAACACGCTGTTTCATCCGATATGTTGGCTTAATCTGAATCTAACCGGAATACGTTAGGTAGTGTATAATTGTGGTTGCGCCATATGTGGAGATGGAAGGTTCCGACTGAAACGAGGTGGAACTTATTAGCCCGGATGTAGCAGACTGATGAACAACATGAACGACTTTTTTATTTCTTGTTAATGTCTGGAGATCTTCTGTAcgacattttattgtaattacaTAAGAAAAGGTTTATGGGGAGGTATAATTCCGAGGGGATACGACTAGAGATTCCGGCGACCTGTGCCCGACCTCCGTACCGGGTTTTATATTCTCCTATTCCAGAGTTCGTTCTGGAAAGAATGTAAACGCCGATCAAATGAAAAAAACGGGTTTACTTTCAATACAAATGCCGAAAATACTATCTAATTTTATTAATCGAAAGAGGACATAAAATTTGGAAGGTTTTGATATCGCGACGGAG from Argopecten irradians isolate NY chromosome 5, Ai_NY, whole genome shotgun sequence includes:
- the LOC138324469 gene encoding mucin-22-like, which produces MEADGKGSTVGPANVLTTQGSTVGPANVLTTQGSTVGPANVLTTQGSTVGPANVLTTQGSTVGPANVLTTQGSTVGPANVLTTQGSTGGRLTSSLHRGSTVGQGNVLTTQGSTVGPGNVLTTQGSTVGPANVLTTQGSTVGPANVLTTQGSTVGPANVLTTQGSTVGPANVLTTQGSTMGPLTSSLHRVVPWGRLTSSLHRVTDNVLTTQGSTVGPDNVLTTQGSTVGSANVLTTQGSTVGPANVLTTQGSTVGPGNDLTTRCKSLIPHPAEDTKATHRRPTGHIRRTTGKNQVVPTPCKPDRKEQKQTTFIDFGESPQGGTEPIAFLTGANASTQGQK